The Hymenobacter sp. GOD-10R genome includes a window with the following:
- a CDS encoding FG-GAP-like repeat-containing protein, which translates to MNLSFTRSSRPVRSRVGASLARTFCVGSLLLLASAAQAQAPILTLTVPGRNANSVSTTRNVTVGFSELLSNNASTQQALKVFSQRRGGKKAGPTTVQGNTITLDPSTDFVAGETVYGTITAGVQSTTGVATKPYVFQFTTATSPSTATLGGNTEVSTLDRSAADVTLGDIDGDGDLDLLACYGTSDPVPGGVFLRLNDGTGKFTGTQVVTVGTNPGTVALADVDNDGDLDLLTANRRNALTSTVSVRLNDGAGNFSGTQDVAVGSLPNSLAVGDLDGDGDLDILTANSGSADVRTVSVRLNDGTGIFSGTQEVAVSATSYFVTARDVDNDGDLDLLSANENRTVSVRLNDGKANFSGSQEVPVSGYYELAVGDIDADGDLDFVTANYSSFPNGTLSIRRNNGAGSFSGTQEIASGSVVSLSLSDMDGDGDLDLVTADYSQRTVSVRLNDGTGTFGSSRSLSVGFEPYSLTVGDVNGDGSLDIATYTLAHTISVRLNLLAPTGTLAVTSTSPARNALTAPRTTNVAATFNEALSTGASTQQALAVFGQQTGKKAGTTTISGNTLAFDPTADFKPGETVFASVTPAAQNSGGVNLALPRVFQFTTATSPSPGLFGAGPDVSTVGPNGGAGPRKVITGDVDGDGDLDFVTSAQSGSQVTVRLNTGNSTFTEGQYIRAEGTPLNMILGDADNDGDLDLLIVSQPNGVSIRLNNGQGIFTETQKIAPGFRVSPAGLSLYDIDGDGDLDLLTSYTTNPSSQDGLVGVFRNDGAGTFTRSQEIALSTYPFSSNPFEVTVGDVDGDGDGDLLIGSELGTSIRLNNGLGVFASAGQEIVAGSWLVRLVDVDADGDLDLLLGSAGNSCQVYVNNGLGAFSQKQQLILSGFFIDFTQGDVDGDGDLDLVFPHRDSNEASIYRNDGTGTFSSGQRVAVGATPYSAALGDLDADGTLDLLVPNFFGNTVSVRLNKGVLANAPTQLTQQVELYPNPAHTSVRLSLPAELAQQRVQVQLVNTLGQVVLTQTLAAHATPELPLAQLAAGVYSLQLQTSQGLVTKRLVVE; encoded by the coding sequence ATGAATTTATCCTTTACACGTTCCTCCCGCCCAGTTCGAAGCCGGGTAGGGGCTAGCCTAGCGCGCACCTTCTGCGTAGGCAGCCTCCTACTGCTGGCCAGTGCCGCACAAGCTCAAGCGCCCATCCTTACCTTAACCGTACCGGGCCGCAATGCCAACTCAGTCTCCACCACGCGCAACGTGACGGTAGGCTTCAGCGAGCTGTTGAGCAACAACGCCAGCACGCAGCAGGCGTTGAAGGTGTTCAGCCAACGGCGCGGAGGCAAAAAGGCCGGCCCCACTACCGTTCAAGGCAATACCATCACCCTCGACCCTAGTACTGATTTTGTGGCCGGTGAAACCGTGTATGGTACCATCACTGCCGGAGTGCAGAGCACCACGGGTGTTGCCACCAAGCCCTATGTTTTTCAGTTTACGACCGCCACCTCGCCCAGCACAGCTACCCTAGGCGGCAACACGGAAGTATCCACCCTTGACCGCTCGGCTGCCGATGTGACGCTAGGCGATATTGATGGCGACGGCGACCTAGATCTGCTGGCCTGCTATGGCACCAGTGACCCGGTTCCGGGGGGCGTCTTTCTGCGCCTCAACGATGGCACCGGCAAGTTCACGGGCACACAAGTTGTCACTGTAGGCACCAACCCCGGAACGGTTGCCCTCGCCGACGTGGATAATGATGGAGACCTAGACCTGCTCACGGCCAATCGGCGCAACGCCCTGACGAGCACGGTGAGTGTGCGTCTCAACGATGGCGCCGGCAACTTCAGCGGCACCCAGGATGTAGCAGTAGGCTCTCTGCCCAACAGCCTAGCCGTCGGTGACTTAGATGGCGACGGTGACCTCGACATCCTGACCGCTAATAGTGGATCCGCTGATGTTAGAACCGTGAGCGTACGCTTGAACGACGGCACCGGCATCTTCTCAGGCACCCAAGAGGTAGCCGTCAGCGCCACGTCGTACTTCGTAACCGCACGGGATGTAGACAACGATGGCGACCTAGACCTACTGAGCGCTAACGAAAACAGAACCGTGAGTGTGCGCTTGAATGACGGCAAAGCCAACTTCAGCGGCAGCCAGGAAGTACCAGTGAGCGGCTATTACGAACTAGCCGTAGGGGATATAGATGCCGATGGCGACCTCGACTTTGTTACCGCCAACTATTCATCATTCCCTAATGGCACCCTGAGCATCCGCCGCAACAATGGCGCAGGCAGTTTTTCTGGCACCCAGGAAATAGCTTCCGGCAGCGTTGTTTCTCTATCCTTGAGCGACATGGACGGAGATGGGGACCTAGACCTTGTAACGGCCGACTACAGTCAGAGGACGGTAAGCGTACGCCTGAACGATGGCACCGGCACCTTCGGCAGCAGCCGAAGCTTATCGGTCGGCTTTGAGCCTTATAGCTTGACCGTGGGGGATGTGAATGGAGATGGCAGCCTGGATATAGCGACCTATACTCTTGCTCACACCATCAGTGTGCGCTTGAACCTGCTCGCGCCCACCGGGACGCTAGCCGTGACTTCTACCTCGCCCGCCCGCAACGCCCTCACGGCTCCGCGCACCACCAACGTGGCCGCCACCTTCAACGAAGCCCTGAGCACTGGCGCTTCCACGCAGCAAGCGTTGGCCGTGTTTGGCCAGCAAACAGGTAAGAAAGCCGGCACGACGACTATCAGTGGCAATACCTTAGCATTCGACCCGACAGCTGACTTCAAGCCTGGCGAAACGGTATTCGCGAGCGTAACCCCGGCAGCCCAGAACAGTGGCGGTGTCAACCTAGCGTTACCCAGAGTCTTTCAGTTTACCACTGCAACCAGCCCTAGCCCCGGCCTCTTCGGCGCCGGTCCCGATGTGTCGACAGTGGGTCCCAACGGCGGCGCTGGCCCAAGAAAAGTGATTACGGGCGACGTAGATGGCGACGGCGACCTCGACTTCGTGACTTCCGCTCAGTCGGGGAGTCAGGTGACCGTACGCTTGAACACGGGCAATAGCACCTTTACCGAAGGCCAGTACATACGCGCTGAGGGAACTCCGCTGAATATGATCCTTGGTGACGCAGATAACGACGGCGACCTCGACCTACTCATCGTTAGCCAGCCCAACGGCGTAAGCATCCGCTTAAATAACGGACAGGGCATCTTCACGGAGACGCAGAAAATAGCACCTGGTTTCCGCGTTAGTCCCGCTGGCTTAAGCCTCTACGATATCGATGGCGATGGTGACCTCGACTTGCTGACCAGCTACACCACCAATCCAAGTAGCCAAGATGGGCTAGTGGGTGTATTTCGGAACGATGGCGCCGGCACATTCACCCGCAGTCAGGAAATAGCGCTGAGCACTTACCCTTTCAGCTCAAATCCTTTCGAAGTAACTGTCGGCGACGTAGATGGCGACGGCGATGGTGACTTACTAATTGGTAGTGAACTCGGTACGAGTATACGCTTAAACAATGGGCTAGGAGTATTTGCATCCGCGGGTCAGGAAATAGTCGCTGGCTCGTGGCTAGTGCGACTCGTAGACGTGGACGCGGACGGTGACTTAGACTTATTGCTGGGTAGCGCGGGCAATAGCTGTCAAGTTTATGTAAATAATGGCCTAGGTGCTTTCAGTCAAAAGCAGCAACTAATCCTCTCCGGCTTCTTCATAGACTTTACTCAAGGCGACGTAGACGGAGATGGGGACCTCGATTTGGTATTCCCCCATCGGGACAGTAATGAGGCCAGCATCTACCGCAACGATGGCACGGGCACTTTCAGCAGTGGCCAACGAGTGGCCGTGGGCGCTACGCCTTACAGTGCCGCCCTCGGCGACCTAGATGCCGATGGTACGCTGGACCTGCTTGTACCCAATTTTTTTGGCAACACGGTGAGCGTGCGCCTGAATAAAGGTGTGCTAGCTAATGCTCCGACCCAGCTTACGCAGCAAGTAGAGTTGTATCCCAATCCGGCGCATACGTCGGTGCGCCTGTCGCTGCCCGCCGAGTTAGCCCAGCAGCGCGTGCAGGTGCAACTCGTCAATACCCTGGGGCAGGTGGTGCTGACCCAAACCCTCGCCGCGCACGCCACACCAGAACTGCCATTAGCCCAGCTCGCCGCGGGCGTCTACAGCCTTCAGCTTCAAACCAGCCAAGGCCTCGTGACCAAGCGCTTAGTAGTCGAATAA
- a CDS encoding FG-GAP-like repeat-containing protein translates to MNLSFTRSSRPTRCWAGASSARIFCAGTLLLLASGASAQAPVLTLTVPGRNANSASTTRNVTVGFSELLSNNASTQQALKVFSQQRGGRKAGPTTVQGNTITFDPTTDFVPGETVYGTVTAGAQSTTGVATKPYVFQFTTATSPSTAILSGTTEIPALNTYSDVTLGDIDGDGDLDLLTCYGTAAPAPGGVVLRLNDGTGKFTGTKEVQVGTNPNTVVLADVDSDGDLDILTLNSRNSVINSTVSVRLNDGKGNFSGNQDASVGPFPNSLAVGDLDGDGDLDILTANRNSPSANTLSVRLNDGNGTFSGTQEVPVAAISYSIVARDVDGDGDLDILSSNENSTVSVHLNDGKANFSGSQEIPVSGYYKLAVGDIDGDGDLDFVTANYLPLNGSLSIRRNNGNGKFSGNQEIISGSANALSLSDMDGDGDLDLVTTDYRPEAISVRLNDGTGTFGSSRSVPISGAPFNLALGDVNGDGSLDVAVPTFGIPPSISVRLNILAPTGTLAVTSTSPARNALTAPRTTNVAATFNEALSTGTSTQQALAVFGQQTGKKAGTTTISGNTLTFDPTTDFKPGETVFASITPAAQNSGGANLTLPKTFQFTTATSPSPGLFSAGPDVSVVDPNSTGRPRPLATGDVDGDGDLDFVTTNSFDQVGVRLNTGNGTFTPGRQVPVGVGPLNLVLGDIDKDGDLDLLVASQANGAVVVRLNNGQGIFTGTQEIAPGIRDTFAELSLYDIDGDGDLDLLTSYRVSPSSQDGLVGVFRNDGTGAFSRSQEIALSTYPFSSKPFEVTVGDIDGDGDGDLLVGSELGVSVRLNNGLGIFASTGQEIASSSVWLVQLGDVDADGDLDLLAGITGSVFQVYLNDGLGTFNLKQKLNIFNSVVYFAQGDVDGDGDLDVVFTRNDTNEARVYRNDGTGTFVSGQVVTVGAGPYGVALGDLDADGTLDLLVANYFGNTVSVRLNKGVLANAPAQLTEQVSVYPNPAHTSVRLLLPAELAKQRLQVRIFTNLGQVVLEQQLAGQATPELALPHLAAGVYSLQLQTNQGLVTKRLMVE, encoded by the coding sequence ATGAACTTATCCTTTACACGTTCCTCCCGCCCAACTCGATGCTGGGCAGGAGCTAGCTCGGCCCGCATCTTCTGCGCGGGCACCTTATTGCTGCTAGCTAGCGGCGCCAGCGCCCAAGCCCCTGTTCTTACCTTAACCGTACCGGGCCGCAACGCCAACTCGGCCTCCACCACCCGCAACGTGACGGTAGGCTTCAGCGAGCTGTTGAGCAATAATGCCAGCACGCAGCAGGCGTTGAAGGTGTTCAGCCAGCAGCGCGGAGGCAGAAAGGCTGGCCCTACTACCGTCCAAGGCAATACCATCACCTTCGACCCCACTACGGACTTCGTGCCTGGTGAAACCGTGTACGGTACCGTCACGGCTGGGGCTCAAAGCACTACGGGCGTTGCCACCAAGCCCTATGTTTTTCAGTTTACGACCGCCACCTCGCCCAGCACGGCTATTTTGAGTGGCACCACCGAGATACCGGCATTAAATACATATTCTGATGTAACCCTAGGGGACATTGATGGAGATGGCGACTTGGATTTGCTGACTTGCTATGGCACTGCTGCACCTGCTCCGGGCGGCGTTGTTTTACGCCTGAATGATGGCACAGGAAAGTTTACGGGTACGAAGGAAGTACAGGTAGGTACCAATCCGAATACGGTAGTTTTGGCCGACGTAGATAGTGATGGCGACCTAGATATACTGACGCTCAATTCGCGCAACTCTGTCATCAACAGCACGGTGAGTGTGCGCCTCAACGATGGAAAGGGAAACTTCAGCGGCAATCAGGATGCCTCAGTAGGTCCCTTTCCGAACAGCTTAGCAGTAGGTGACCTAGATGGCGACGGCGACCTCGACATACTTACTGCTAATCGAAATTCACCCAGTGCTAATACCCTAAGCGTACGCCTCAACGATGGCAATGGCACCTTCAGTGGTACACAAGAAGTGCCTGTAGCAGCCATTTCCTATTCCATAGTAGCGCGGGATGTGGACGGCGACGGCGACCTAGATATTCTGAGTTCCAACGAGAATAGCACCGTGAGCGTGCACCTGAACGATGGCAAGGCTAACTTTAGCGGCAGCCAAGAGATACCAGTGAGCGGCTACTATAAACTAGCGGTAGGCGATATAGATGGCGATGGGGACTTAGATTTTGTCACTGCCAATTATCTTCCTCTTAATGGTTCCTTGAGCATTCGTCGCAACAATGGCAACGGCAAGTTTTCGGGTAACCAAGAAATAATTTCAGGCAGCGCCAATGCACTATCCTTGAGTGATATGGATGGGGATGGCGACCTAGACCTTGTAACGACCGACTACAGACCAGAAGCTATAAGTGTACGCCTCAACGATGGCACCGGTACGTTTGGCAGCAGCCGAAGCGTACCTATTAGCGGCGCACCTTTTAACCTAGCTCTTGGCGACGTGAACGGGGATGGTAGCTTGGATGTAGCAGTCCCAACTTTTGGCATTCCCCCATCAATTAGCGTGCGCCTGAACATACTCGCGCCCACCGGGACGCTAGCCGTGACTTCTACCTCGCCCGCCCGCAACGCCCTCACGGCTCCGCGCACCACCAACGTGGCGGCGACCTTCAACGAAGCCCTGAGCACCGGCACTTCCACGCAGCAAGCCTTGGCTGTGTTCGGCCAGCAAACAGGTAAGAAGGCCGGCACGACGACTATCAGTGGCAATACCTTAACATTCGACCCAACAACTGACTTCAAGCCCGGCGAAACGGTATTCGCGAGCATAACCCCGGCAGCCCAGAACAGTGGTGGTGCCAACCTAACTCTGCCGAAGACCTTCCAGTTTACTACCGCGACCAGCCCAAGCCCCGGCCTCTTCAGCGCAGGTCCCGATGTGTCGGTGGTAGACCCCAACAGCACCGGCAGGCCTAGGCCCCTAGCTACTGGCGACGTAGATGGCGACGGCGACTTAGACTTCGTAACGACCAACTCATTTGATCAGGTGGGCGTACGCTTGAATACAGGCAACGGCACCTTTACCCCAGGCCGGCAAGTACCCGTGGGCGTAGGTCCGCTGAACCTAGTACTAGGTGACATCGACAAAGACGGCGACCTCGACCTGCTCGTAGCGAGCCAAGCCAATGGCGCAGTGGTCGTGCGCTTGAATAACGGGCAGGGCATTTTCACGGGCACGCAGGAAATAGCACCTGGTATCCGTGACACTTTCGCCGAGTTGAGCCTCTATGATATCGACGGCGACGGCGACCTAGACCTGCTCACGAGCTACCGAGTGAGTCCCTCTAGCCAAGACGGCTTAGTGGGGGTGTTTCGGAACGATGGTACGGGCGCCTTTAGCCGCAGCCAGGAAATAGCCCTGAGCACCTATCCATTCAGCTCAAAGCCCTTCGAAGTAACGGTAGGCGACATAGATGGGGACGGCGATGGTGACCTACTAGTAGGTAGTGAGCTCGGCGTAAGTGTGCGTCTGAATAATGGACTGGGAATATTTGCGTCTACGGGGCAGGAAATAGCCTCTAGTAGCGTGTGGCTCGTGCAACTCGGGGATGTAGACGCTGATGGTGACCTAGATTTGCTGGCGGGCATTACGGGCAGCGTCTTTCAGGTGTATCTGAACGATGGCCTGGGCACCTTTAACCTCAAGCAGAAACTAAACATCTTCAACTCCGTCGTGTACTTCGCGCAGGGCGACGTAGATGGAGACGGCGACCTAGATGTGGTGTTCACCCGTAATGATACCAATGAAGCCCGTGTCTACCGCAACGATGGCACGGGCACCTTTGTCAGTGGCCAAGTGGTGACCGTAGGCGCCGGACCTTACGGTGTCGCCCTCGGCGACCTAGATGCCGATGGTACGCTAGACCTACTCGTAGCCAACTACTTTGGCAACACGGTGAGCGTGCGCCTGAACAAAGGCGTGCTGGCCAACGCCCCGGCCCAACTCACCGAGCAGGTGAGCGTGTACCCGAACCCGGCGCATACATCGGTGCGCCTGCTGCTGCCCGCCGAGCTAGCCAAGCAGCGCTTGCAGGTGCGCATATTTACGAACCTAGGTCAGGTGGTGCTAGAGCAACAACTTGCTGGGCAAGCCACCCCGGAGCTAGCCTTGCCCCATCTCGCCGCGGGCGTGTACAGTCTCCAACTTCAGACCAATCAGGGCCTAGTTACCAAGCGTTTAATGGTGGAGTAG
- a CDS encoding FG-GAP-like repeat-containing protein — protein sequence MRLFSTFFRPALSKTEANLVQACRIGGLLLLTCAAYAQTPVVTSLSPGRNARSAPRTTDVSATFSQPLRDNPSTRQALKVFSAQTGGKKAGTTTVSGSTLSFNPDKDFKAGETVYATVTAEAQGANTTPVAPQLFQFTTATSPSPGIFNGGSDLPAIDGLRQVLTGDVDGDGDLDLLTLIDAAINVRLNNGNGTFGSDQAVVTTGTRNVILRMGLSDLDADGDLDLITWDLNLSVSLRTYLNNGNGTFTSSSQPTINGSSNNEILLGDVDADGDQDLLISSRNNTGPAVNVQLNNGLGIFSATPRQSPLSGSPSQLTLGDVDADGDLDLFVADYGNTVSVYLNDARGSFTSKQSITVLQSPTQLAVGDVDGDGDLDLLAAASQYDLGLKVVSLRLNDGTGTFSEAPDITVAANPRQLALGDVDGDGDLDLLTANDSFESAATTGTVSVRLNNGSGTFSGTQDVPIGTAIRYLAIGDLDNDGDLDLIGGTLENGVHVRLNQTPIAPTITSVSPASGAVGTTVVITGTNFQGVTRVTFNGVPEATFVVNSPTQITVKVPVGASTGPLVVTTAAASSGFLFTVTPSLQVASIVPARNAPAVPRTAPITVSFDQALNNSAATLGSLKMFSTQVEGRRASTTSISGNSLTFKPNTPLKPGETVFSTITTAAQSSNGQQNLARPYIFQLTAATAPASGLFGGNISSSLGPTPQSVAIGDVDGDGDLDLLSASVNTSRVSVRLNDGSGLYTGTQEVATGQAPASVVLGDVDSDGDLDLLTGNNGSGTVSVRLNNGNGLFSGSQEATAGPRPNGIALGDIDGDGDLDLLVANYNDITTTTSIVTVLLNDGSGTFTSSQTVSVRTRPLTIALGDVDGDGDLDFVTTSSSTYTASVRLNDGTGSFSGTQEVTVGSTPYAAILGDVDKDGDLDLLALSRNFNVNPADSVSMVHVRLNDGSGIFSGTQRVSVGQVVTGIALGDADGDGDLDLFAPNSRTNRVRVCPNDGTGTFSLGRNIAVGVQPEGIALGDLDGNGTLDFVTVNYGNATASVRLNQMVLANAPAHLTQQVSVYPNPAHTSVRLSLPAELAKQRVQVQLVNTLGQTVLTQTLAAQATPELTLAPLAAGVYSLQIRTNQGVVTKRLVVE from the coding sequence ATGAGACTATTTTCTACTTTCTTCCGCCCTGCCCTCAGCAAGACGGAAGCGAACCTAGTGCAGGCCTGCCGTATAGGCGGCCTCTTGCTGTTGACCTGTGCAGCCTATGCGCAAACACCGGTAGTCACCAGCCTCTCGCCTGGGCGCAATGCTCGCTCGGCCCCGCGCACGACCGACGTATCCGCGACCTTCAGCCAGCCGCTGAGAGACAACCCCAGCACGCGCCAGGCCTTAAAGGTATTTAGCGCGCAAACCGGGGGCAAGAAAGCGGGCACCACGACGGTCAGCGGCAGTACGCTCAGCTTCAATCCCGATAAAGATTTCAAGGCGGGCGAAACCGTTTACGCTACGGTAACTGCTGAGGCCCAAGGCGCGAACACCACGCCGGTCGCTCCGCAGCTCTTTCAGTTTACTACCGCTACTAGTCCCTCTCCCGGCATCTTCAATGGGGGCTCAGATCTGCCAGCGATTGACGGATTACGGCAGGTACTAACCGGTGATGTAGACGGCGACGGCGACCTAGACTTGCTTACGCTTATTGATGCCGCTATTAACGTCCGCTTGAATAATGGCAACGGCACGTTCGGCAGCGACCAAGCAGTAGTAACAACAGGTACGCGTAATGTCATCCTCAGAATGGGCCTCAGCGACTTAGACGCCGATGGTGACTTAGACCTGATAACGTGGGACCTCAACCTCTCGGTGAGCTTGCGCACGTACCTCAACAATGGCAATGGCACCTTCACGAGCAGTTCGCAACCCACGATCAACGGATCTTCTAATAACGAGATACTGCTGGGCGATGTAGATGCCGATGGCGACCAAGACTTACTCATATCCTCAAGAAACAATACAGGACCAGCGGTAAACGTACAGCTCAACAATGGGCTAGGCATCTTTAGCGCAACCCCGCGACAGTCTCCTTTGAGTGGCTCTCCTAGCCAGCTGACCCTGGGCGACGTAGACGCGGACGGGGACCTAGACCTCTTTGTGGCCGACTACGGCAACACCGTAAGCGTGTACTTGAATGATGCTCGGGGATCCTTTACCAGCAAACAGAGTATAACGGTGCTACAAAGTCCGACCCAACTCGCTGTAGGCGACGTGGATGGCGACGGGGACCTCGACCTGCTCGCAGCTGCTAGCCAGTACGATTTAGGCCTCAAGGTTGTGAGTCTCCGCTTAAATGACGGCACCGGCACCTTTAGCGAAGCGCCAGACATCACCGTGGCAGCCAATCCGCGGCAACTAGCCCTCGGCGACGTGGACGGCGACGGTGATCTAGACCTGCTCACGGCTAACGACAGCTTCGAATCGGCTGCCACTACGGGCACCGTGAGCGTACGCCTGAACAACGGCAGCGGTACCTTCAGCGGCACGCAGGATGTGCCTATCGGAACTGCTATCCGCTACCTAGCCATCGGCGACCTAGACAACGATGGCGACCTAGACCTGATTGGTGGGACCTTGGAAAACGGCGTGCACGTACGTCTGAACCAAACGCCGATAGCGCCAACCATCACTAGTGTGTCGCCTGCATCGGGAGCGGTGGGCACTACGGTGGTTATTACGGGCACCAACTTTCAAGGCGTCACGCGCGTGACATTTAATGGCGTACCGGAAGCTACGTTTGTGGTCAACTCGCCTACCCAAATCACGGTGAAGGTGCCCGTGGGAGCCAGCACCGGTCCGTTGGTCGTGACGACGGCAGCCGCCAGCTCTGGGTTTCTCTTCACCGTAACGCCTTCGCTGCAAGTCGCTTCGATTGTGCCGGCGCGCAACGCACCGGCCGTACCGCGCACCGCGCCGATTACGGTTAGCTTCGACCAAGCCCTGAACAATAGCGCGGCTACCCTAGGTTCCCTCAAAATGTTCAGTACCCAGGTGGAAGGCCGGAGAGCGAGCACAACTAGCATCAGCGGCAACAGCCTGACATTTAAGCCCAACACACCGTTGAAGCCCGGCGAAACGGTATTTAGCACCATCACGACGGCCGCACAAAGCAGCAACGGACAGCAGAACCTAGCCCGACCCTACATATTCCAGCTCACGGCGGCCACGGCGCCCGCTTCGGGCCTGTTCGGCGGTAATATCAGTTCGAGCTTAGGTCCCACTCCGCAGAGCGTAGCTATCGGTGATGTAGATGGGGATGGCGACCTAGATCTGCTTTCGGCCAGCGTTAATACCAGCCGTGTGAGTGTGCGCCTGAACGACGGCAGTGGCCTATACACCGGCACCCAAGAAGTAGCTACCGGGCAGGCTCCTGCATCGGTGGTGCTTGGTGACGTGGATAGCGACGGGGACCTCGACCTGCTCACGGGTAATAATGGCAGCGGCACGGTCAGCGTGCGCTTAAACAATGGCAACGGCCTTTTCAGTGGCTCGCAGGAGGCTACCGCTGGGCCTAGGCCCAACGGCATTGCCCTCGGCGATATTGACGGCGATGGCGACCTAGACTTGCTGGTGGCCAATTACAATGACATTACCACTACCACTAGTATCGTAACTGTATTGCTCAATGATGGCAGCGGCACCTTCACCAGCAGCCAAACGGTGAGTGTGCGGACGCGGCCCCTAACCATTGCCCTAGGTGATGTAGATGGTGACGGCGACCTCGACTTTGTCACCACCAGCTCCAGTACCTACACGGCCAGCGTGCGCTTGAACGACGGCACCGGTAGCTTCAGCGGCACCCAGGAGGTAACCGTAGGTAGCACGCCTTACGCAGCCATTCTGGGCGACGTCGACAAAGACGGGGACCTCGACCTGCTCGCGCTCAGCCGTAACTTCAACGTCAACCCTGCCGACTCGGTGAGCATGGTGCATGTGCGCCTCAACGATGGCAGCGGCATCTTTAGCGGCACGCAGCGCGTGAGCGTGGGTCAGGTGGTCACAGGCATTGCCCTAGGTGATGCCGACGGCGACGGTGACCTCGACCTCTTCGCCCCGAATAGCCGCACAAACCGCGTGCGCGTGTGCCCGAACGATGGTACCGGCACCTTCAGCCTCGGGCGAAACATAGCGGTTGGCGTACAGCCGGAAGGCATCGCCCTGGGTGACCTCGACGGCAATGGGACACTCGATTTTGTCACCGTCAACTACGGAAATGCAACGGCTAGCGTGCGTCTCAACCAAATGGTGTTAGCAAATGCCCCGGCCCATCTTACGCAGCAAGTAAGCGTGTACCCGAACCCGGCGCATACGTCGGTGCGCCTGTCGCTGCCCGCCGAGCTGGCCAAGCAGCGCGTGCAGGTGCAACTCGTCAACACCCTCGGCCAAACCGTGCTGACGCAAACCCTAGCTGCCCAAGCCACACCCGAACTAACCTTGGCGCCGCTGGCGGCCGGGGTTTATAGCTTACAGATCAGGACCAACCAAGGCGTCGTCACCAAGCGCTTGGTGGTCGAGTAA